A part of Paenibacillus donghaensis genomic DNA contains:
- a CDS encoding SLC45 family MFS transporter, producing MKRIWLLGFGFFSISITWSLYNAFVPFFLEKYVHSVALISFLMTIDNYFALFLQPWIGSRSDRTNTRYGRRMPYLMLGMPLAAVLTMLIPFHTGLFTLLLFMMLMNLSMSLYRSPTVALMPDITPEPQRTKANGLINFMGGFGSILAFGVGSKLYNSNPALPFIVAGAITLLCLLIVTRFIKENRDGVNPAAAAVPEAAIQPGMDRTAAIRSHRISFKSQLDRTTVFLLAAIFFWFVAYQGVETLFTLYGKNHLGLSEQDASFSLTFFSLAFVLFAVPSGWLGSRFGKKKVIIIGVCGLMAVFATVGLAGNLLMLRALLLTGGIFWACININSYPYVVATGTEESIGTRTGMYYLVSSLAAISSPPLLGLLIDLWGYSVLFYSAALSMAVALLCMLLIHGNKSKRLRRPL from the coding sequence GTGAAACGGATCTGGCTGCTTGGCTTTGGCTTTTTCAGCATCAGCATTACGTGGAGCTTGTATAACGCATTTGTCCCGTTTTTCCTGGAAAAGTATGTGCACAGCGTAGCCCTGATCAGTTTCCTGATGACCATCGACAATTACTTCGCCCTCTTCCTGCAGCCGTGGATCGGAAGCCGCAGTGACCGCACGAATACGCGTTACGGACGCAGAATGCCTTATCTGATGCTGGGCATGCCGCTGGCCGCCGTGCTGACGATGCTGATTCCGTTTCATACCGGTCTGTTCACGCTGCTGCTGTTCATGATGCTGATGAACCTGTCCATGAGCCTCTACCGCTCGCCGACCGTTGCACTGATGCCGGATATCACACCCGAGCCACAGCGCACCAAGGCCAATGGCCTGATTAATTTCATGGGCGGCTTCGGCTCCATCCTGGCCTTCGGCGTAGGCTCCAAGCTGTACAATTCCAATCCGGCGCTGCCGTTTATCGTTGCGGGAGCTATCACTCTGCTCTGTCTGCTGATTGTGACCCGCTTCATCAAGGAGAACCGCGATGGCGTGAATCCCGCCGCGGCCGCTGTGCCGGAAGCTGCTATACAGCCAGGAATGGACAGGACCGCAGCCATTCGCTCCCACCGGATCTCCTTCAAATCACAGCTGGACCGGACCACCGTCTTTCTGCTGGCAGCCATCTTCTTCTGGTTTGTGGCTTATCAGGGGGTGGAGACCCTGTTCACCTTATACGGCAAGAATCATCTCGGGCTTAGCGAGCAGGACGCCTCCTTCTCCCTGACCTTCTTCTCCCTGGCCTTCGTGCTGTTCGCTGTGCCGAGCGGCTGGCTGGGCAGCCGTTTCGGCAAGAAGAAAGTGATTATTATTGGAGTCTGCGGACTGATGGCAGTGTTCGCGACGGTCGGCCTCGCGGGCAATCTCCTGATGCTGCGCGCACTGCTGCTGACCGGCGGCATCTTCTGGGCCTGCATCAACATCAATTCCTATCCTTATGTCGTCGCTACCGGAACGGAAGAGAGTATTGGCACCCGCACCGGGATGTATTATCTGGTCTCCTCGCTCGCGGCAATCAGTTCCCCTCCACTGCTTGGACTGCTGATTGACCTGTGGGGGTACTCCGTACTCTTCTACAGTGCGGCGCTAAGCATGGCTGTTGCGCTGCTCTGCATGCTGCTGATCCATGGAAACAAGTCGAAACGGCTTCGTCGCCCTCTGTGA
- a CDS encoding glycerophosphodiester phosphodiesterase has translation MTTIINFAHRGASAVCPENTMAAFRRGLELGATGIETDVQMTSDGALVLIHDEQLNRTTDKTGYIKDTPLKEVLEADAGSWFGTEFTGERVPVLEELLELLQDNSNILNIELKNGMFLYPGMEEKVIAAVREAGMSERVVLSSFNHYSLAYCKSLAPEIRTGILYGEGLYRPWDYAATLQADALHAYHFAVLPEFVAEAAAHGLVYHPFTVNDPERMKYLITSGVSGIITDYPDVLALLLAAEGV, from the coding sequence ATGACTACTATTATTAATTTCGCACACCGCGGGGCATCCGCAGTATGTCCAGAGAACACGATGGCGGCATTCCGCCGTGGCCTTGAGCTTGGAGCTACAGGGATTGAAACGGATGTGCAGATGACCTCGGATGGCGCGCTTGTGCTGATTCATGACGAGCAACTAAACCGCACCACAGACAAGACCGGTTATATCAAGGACACCCCCTTGAAGGAAGTGCTGGAGGCAGACGCAGGCTCCTGGTTCGGCACGGAGTTCACCGGAGAGCGTGTTCCTGTGCTGGAGGAGCTGCTGGAGTTGCTTCAAGACAACAGCAACATCCTCAACATTGAGCTGAAGAACGGCATGTTCCTCTATCCGGGTATGGAGGAGAAGGTAATCGCAGCTGTACGTGAAGCCGGGATGAGTGAGCGTGTGGTGCTGTCCAGCTTCAACCATTACTCCCTCGCCTACTGCAAGTCGCTGGCTCCAGAGATCCGCACCGGCATCTTGTATGGAGAAGGGCTGTACCGTCCTTGGGATTATGCAGCTACCCTGCAGGCCGATGCACTGCACGCATACCATTTTGCCGTGCTGCCGGAATTCGTTGCTGAAGCCGCTGCGCATGGGCTTGTGTACCACCCGTTTACCGTCAATGATCCGGAGCGGATGAAGTACCTGATCACTTCCGGCGTATCCGGGATCATCACCGATTATCCGGATGTACTGGCCCTGCTGCTGGCTGCCGAAGGAGTGTGA
- the cysC gene encoding adenylyl-sulfate kinase codes for MNLSHPAGLTLWLTGLSGAGKSTIAALAAEQLRTQGLAVEWLDGDELRRHLGQELGFSREDRFENIRRAVYVANLLSRQGIITLVSVISPYREMRDYARMQLPRFAEIYVDCPLEVCEQRDVKGLYAKARRGEIAAFTGISDPYEIPEQPELTLLSGQQSPSQSTALLLEWLGAKPTRQ; via the coding sequence ATGAATCTATCTCATCCTGCCGGTCTGACCCTATGGCTGACCGGACTATCCGGCGCGGGCAAAAGCACGATTGCCGCTCTCGCGGCCGAGCAGCTGCGCACGCAGGGGCTGGCCGTGGAATGGCTTGACGGCGATGAGCTGAGGCGCCATCTCGGGCAGGAGCTGGGCTTCAGCCGCGAGGACCGCTTCGAGAACATCCGCCGGGCTGTTTATGTCGCCAATTTGCTCAGCCGGCAGGGCATAATCACCCTCGTCTCCGTCATCAGCCCTTACCGGGAGATGCGGGACTATGCCCGCATGCAGCTGCCCCGCTTCGCGGAGATCTATGTGGACTGTCCGCTGGAGGTCTGCGAGCAGCGTGACGTGAAAGGGCTGTACGCGAAAGCACGCCGGGGAGAGATCGCAGCCTTCACCGGCATCTCCGATCCTTATGAGATCCCGGAGCAGCCGGAGCTTACCCTGCTGAGCGGGCAGCAATCCCCGTCGCAGAGCACAGCCCTGCTGCTGGAGTGGCTGGGAGCAAAACCGACACGCCAGTAA
- a CDS encoding STM4011 family radical SAM protein has product MNAVLYYRGFLTSCNYDCPYCPFSKNRDSAARLQRDREGLETFVAWAAAQGKDGHRLSIFFNPYGEGLIHRWYKQAMITLSRMEHVDKVAIQTNLSADLAFTDQLNRQKAAFWATYHPGQVTEHKFLDQCMKLYEGGVPFSVGSVGIRSAFDAIASLRAKLPEQVYLWVNAYKDLPDYYTDDELAFLGGIDPHFALNATDYDSLGKACGAGSQVFYVQGQGLVKRCYKDRAVIGNLYRDGLKGLSAARSCRMKVCDCYIGYIHMPELRLADIYGSGLLERIPYGVMNT; this is encoded by the coding sequence ATGAACGCGGTGCTCTATTACCGCGGTTTCCTGACCTCCTGCAACTATGACTGTCCCTATTGCCCCTTCTCCAAAAACAGGGACAGTGCCGCACGCCTGCAGCGGGACCGCGAAGGACTGGAAACCTTCGTAGCCTGGGCCGCGGCCCAGGGCAAGGACGGCCACCGGCTGTCGATCTTCTTCAATCCCTACGGCGAAGGGCTGATTCACCGCTGGTACAAGCAGGCGATGATCACCCTCTCCCGGATGGAGCACGTGGACAAGGTAGCGATTCAGACCAATCTGTCGGCCGATCTGGCGTTCACGGACCAGCTGAACCGGCAAAAGGCCGCCTTCTGGGCGACCTATCATCCGGGTCAGGTAACGGAGCACAAGTTCCTGGACCAATGCATGAAGCTATATGAGGGCGGCGTCCCCTTCAGCGTGGGCAGTGTCGGCATCCGCAGCGCTTTCGATGCGATTGCCTCGCTGCGGGCGAAGCTGCCGGAGCAGGTCTATCTATGGGTCAATGCCTATAAGGATCTGCCGGATTATTATACGGACGATGAGCTGGCCTTCCTTGGCGGGATTGATCCGCATTTTGCGCTTAATGCCACTGATTACGACAGCTTGGGCAAGGCCTGCGGCGCAGGCAGCCAGGTTTTCTATGTGCAGGGCCAGGGTCTGGTGAAACGCTGCTACAAAGACCGGGCTGTTATCGGCAATCTCTACCGCGACGGCCTGAAAGGGCTGTCTGCCGCCCGAAGCTGCCGGATGAAGGTATGCGATTGTTATATCGGTTATATCCACATGCCCGAGCTGCGGCTTGCCGACATTTACGGCTCCGGGCTGCTGGAGCGAATCCCCTATGGAGTGATGAATACATGA
- a CDS encoding STM4012 family radical SAM protein, producing the protein MTSVPNRPLLHQGGQPPLSVEQLQHWKDSITADPYRSYLYSYPHKTAYRELQPPLPLETLWRDEPAESFFLYMHIPFCGARCGFCNLFTLPDKRADVHARYVDALERQARQWSAFTGHKPYARFAIGGGTPTLLAADQLRRLFTIATGVMGLDPAAASISVETSPETITAEKLGILQEHTVDRVSMGIQSFVAAESAAIYRPQNPDEVYRALELLGRYDFPILNLDLIYGLPGQTVDSWLYSLEQALTYEPEEIFLYPLYTREHTIVKPEDIGRQDDIRMDCYNAARQVLAARGYQQYSMRRFAKPAAGTDKAILDYSCQEEGMVGLGCGARSYTRNVHYASRYGVSRKATESIIADYVATEYYNTADYGIMLSLDEQKRRFILKAILHSEGLQLSDYSGRFGTLLLDDFPELSLLLRSGLGREIDGVLHLTGEGLGYSDSIGDWFISGEVREQMERFVLP; encoded by the coding sequence ATGACCTCTGTGCCCAATCGCCCGCTGCTCCATCAAGGTGGGCAGCCGCCGCTCTCTGTGGAGCAGCTTCAGCACTGGAAGGACAGCATCACTGCTGACCCTTACCGTTCTTATCTGTATTCCTATCCGCACAAAACCGCTTACCGCGAGCTTCAGCCCCCGCTTCCCCTGGAGACGCTGTGGCGGGACGAGCCTGCGGAATCGTTCTTTCTATATATGCATATCCCGTTCTGCGGGGCCCGCTGCGGCTTCTGCAACCTGTTCACGCTGCCGGACAAAAGGGCCGATGTCCACGCCCGCTATGTAGATGCGCTGGAGCGCCAGGCCAGGCAGTGGTCCGCGTTCACAGGACACAAGCCTTACGCCCGCTTCGCGATTGGCGGCGGCACGCCCACCTTGCTGGCGGCGGACCAGCTGCGCCGCCTGTTCACCATCGCCACCGGCGTGATGGGCCTGGACCCTGCGGCGGCCTCGATCTCGGTGGAGACCTCGCCGGAGACGATCACGGCCGAGAAGCTCGGCATTCTGCAGGAGCATACGGTGGATCGGGTCAGCATGGGCATCCAGAGCTTCGTCGCCGCCGAATCGGCAGCGATCTACCGCCCGCAGAACCCGGATGAGGTGTACCGTGCCCTGGAGCTGCTGGGCCGCTATGATTTCCCGATTCTGAATCTGGATCTGATCTACGGGCTGCCGGGACAGACCGTGGACTCCTGGCTGTATTCGCTGGAGCAGGCCCTGACCTATGAGCCGGAGGAGATCTTCCTCTATCCGCTCTATACCCGCGAGCATACCATCGTCAAGCCGGAGGATATCGGGCGGCAGGATGATATCCGCATGGACTGCTACAACGCTGCCCGGCAGGTGCTTGCAGCGCGCGGCTACCAGCAATACTCCATGCGTCGGTTCGCCAAGCCCGCCGCCGGTACGGACAAGGCCATCCTGGACTACAGCTGTCAGGAGGAAGGCATGGTCGGGCTGGGCTGCGGGGCCCGATCGTATACGCGGAATGTCCACTATGCCTCCCGCTACGGCGTCAGCCGCAAGGCTACGGAGAGCATTATTGCCGATTATGTGGCTACAGAGTATTACAACACCGCTGATTACGGAATCATGCTGAGCCTTGACGAGCAGAAGCGGCGTTTCATTCTCAAGGCCATTCTGCACAGCGAAGGGCTGCAGCTCAGCGATTACAGCGGGCGCTTTGGTACTCTGCTGCTGGACGATTTCCCCGAGCTGTCCCTGCTGCTGCGCAGCGGGCTGGGCCGGGAGATCGATGGGGTGCTGCATCTGACAGGCGAGGGGCTGGGCTATTCCGACTCCATCGGCGACTGGTTTATCTCCGGCGAGGTCCGGGAGCAGATGGAAAGGTTCGTCCTGCCATGA
- a CDS encoding STM4013/SEN3800 family hydrolase, whose translation MTDMNTIVGTHDILMITLDTLRFDAAVLEEANCPNLCGSGPWEKRHTPGSFTYAAHHAFFGGFLPTPATTDKSEHIRLFHSKNTGMKTHPHTWLFDTPDIVAGLAAEGYRTVCIGGVIFFTKKNPLARALPAYFQHSYWRMTFGVTNPRSTEHQVNHALKLLENTAPDQRLFMFLNVSAIHGPNHYFVPGARHDSVDSQCAALRYVDGELGRLFHAFRARGNPVFCLAFSDHGTAYGEDGYQGHRLAHETVWNVPYREFIL comes from the coding sequence ATGACAGATATGAATACCATTGTCGGCACACACGACATTCTGATGATCACACTCGATACCCTACGATTCGATGCCGCCGTGCTGGAGGAAGCGAACTGCCCGAACCTGTGCGGCAGTGGACCGTGGGAGAAACGCCATACCCCAGGCAGCTTCACCTACGCGGCCCATCATGCTTTTTTTGGCGGATTCCTGCCCACACCGGCCACTACGGACAAGTCGGAGCATATCCGCCTGTTCCACTCCAAGAACACCGGAATGAAGACGCATCCGCACACCTGGCTGTTCGACACGCCGGATATTGTTGCCGGGCTGGCCGCTGAAGGGTATCGTACGGTTTGCATCGGGGGCGTGATTTTTTTCACCAAAAAAAATCCACTCGCCCGCGCGCTGCCCGCCTACTTCCAGCATAGTTACTGGCGGATGACGTTCGGGGTGACGAATCCGCGCTCCACGGAGCATCAGGTCAACCATGCCCTGAAGCTGCTGGAGAACACCGCGCCTGACCAGCGGCTGTTTATGTTCCTGAATGTATCGGCCATTCATGGGCCGAACCATTATTTCGTGCCGGGGGCACGGCACGATTCCGTCGACAGTCAGTGTGCCGCGCTGCGTTATGTCGACGGTGAGCTGGGCCGCCTGTTCCATGCGTTTCGCGCACGCGGCAATCCGGTTTTCTGCCTGGCCTTCTCCGATCACGGAACGGCCTATGGCGAAGACGGCTACCAGGGGCACCGGCTGGCCCATGAGACGGTGTGGAACGTGCCTTATCGCGAATTTATATTATAA
- a CDS encoding STM4014 family protein — protein sequence MQPLIVIGQPGDKRTGGIQQARRRLGLPPALVVPYAQLLQGNSLQQLLAEQGWPPPHPAAGPEAAGSAPGSPAALLRLESPGGSFAVERAIIALGAPDAEDSDDSLHPHAHRADPRPLSVKTARQLRELPGVLHHPSQWFRGYCRLLARLAREARTILPQARWVNDPAEVAAMTDKRRAQQLLGAAGVPVPRPLGSGAQLEDYASLREAMLQQRMHRVFIKLACGSAASGVMAYQVHPATGAEVAVTTVGVEHYITRPPVYYNSGKLRQYTDPATIRGIIDWICRHGAYAEQWIPKSSSGGKAFDIRQLVVMGEACHAVARVSSSPITNLHLRSERMTPGEAGLSAETQARVRGTAEQALAAFPGSAIAGVDVLVAAGSQRTYVADINPFGDLLYGVEYGGLGTYEWEMQALTVKERYL from the coding sequence GTGCAGCCGCTGATCGTGATCGGCCAGCCCGGCGACAAGCGGACCGGCGGCATCCAGCAGGCGCGCCGCCGGCTGGGCCTCCCGCCCGCGCTGGTCGTGCCCTACGCCCAGCTGCTGCAGGGTAACTCCCTGCAGCAGCTGCTGGCGGAGCAGGGCTGGCCGCCGCCACATCCGGCGGCCGGCCCCGAAGCTGCCGGGTCCGCTCCCGGCAGCCCTGCCGCGCTACTGCGCCTGGAATCCCCAGGCGGCAGCTTCGCGGTGGAGCGGGCGATCATCGCCCTGGGGGCACCGGATGCGGAGGACAGCGATGACTCGCTGCATCCCCATGCCCACAGGGCAGACCCCCGCCCGCTCAGCGTCAAGACCGCCCGGCAGCTGCGGGAGCTGCCGGGGGTGCTGCACCACCCGTCCCAGTGGTTCCGGGGGTATTGCCGGCTGCTGGCCAGGCTTGCGCGCGAAGCCCGCACCATCCTGCCGCAGGCCCGCTGGGTCAACGACCCGGCGGAGGTCGCGGCCATGACGGACAAGCGCCGCGCCCAGCAGCTGCTGGGCGCAGCCGGTGTGCCGGTGCCCCGGCCGCTTGGCAGCGGAGCGCAGCTGGAGGACTACGCCTCCCTGCGTGAGGCGATGCTTCAGCAGCGGATGCACCGCGTCTTCATCAAGCTGGCCTGCGGCTCTGCCGCATCCGGCGTGATGGCCTATCAGGTCCACCCGGCTACGGGGGCCGAAGTGGCAGTGACGACGGTCGGGGTGGAGCATTACATCACCCGGCCGCCCGTCTACTACAACTCCGGCAAGCTGCGCCAGTATACCGACCCAGCCACCATCCGCGGCATCATAGACTGGATCTGCCGCCACGGCGCATACGCCGAGCAGTGGATTCCGAAGTCCAGCTCCGGCGGGAAGGCATTCGACATCCGCCAGCTGGTGGTAATGGGCGAAGCCTGCCACGCGGTTGCCCGCGTCAGCTCCTCGCCCATCACCAATCTGCACCTGCGCAGCGAGCGGATGACGCCGGGAGAAGCCGGGCTGTCGGCGGAAACGCAGGCCCGGGTGCGCGGGACGGCAGAGCAGGCACTGGCAGCCTTTCCGGGTTCGGCGATTGCCGGTGTAGACGTGCTGGTCGCTGCCGGGTCGCAACGCACCTATGTGGCCGACATCAATCCGTTCGGTGATTTGCTGTACGGCGTGGAATACGGCGGCCTTGGCACGTATGAATGGGAAATGCAGGCACTCACAGTAAAGGAACGATACTTATGA